One window from the genome of Actinoplanes teichomyceticus ATCC 31121 encodes:
- the recA gene encoding recombinase RecA yields MVAGPDREKALELALAQIDKQFGKGSVMRLGERPVVQTAVIPTSSIALDVALGVGGLPRGRVIEVYGPESSGKTTVALHAVANAQKAGGVAAFIDAEHALDPEYARALGVDTDALLVSQPDTGEQALEIADMLIRSGALDIIVIDSVAALVPRAEIEGEMGDSHVGLQARLMSQALRKITGVLNNTGTTAIFINQLREKIGVMFGSPETTTGGRALKFYASVRLDVRRIESLKDGTDVVGNRTRVKVVKNKVAAPFKQAEFDIMYGKGISREGSLIDVGVEQSIIRKSGAWYTYDGDQLGQGKEKAREFLKENPDVAAEIEKKILEKLGVGQTSGDAAGGPELPPVDF; encoded by the coding sequence ATGGTGGCAGGACCGGACCGGGAAAAGGCGCTCGAACTGGCGCTGGCACAGATCGACAAGCAGTTCGGCAAGGGCTCCGTGATGCGGCTCGGGGAGCGGCCGGTGGTGCAGACCGCCGTCATCCCGACCAGCTCGATCGCCCTCGACGTGGCGCTGGGTGTCGGTGGTCTGCCGCGCGGCCGGGTCATCGAGGTCTACGGCCCGGAGTCCAGCGGTAAGACCACGGTCGCCCTGCACGCCGTGGCGAACGCGCAGAAGGCCGGCGGCGTCGCCGCGTTCATCGACGCGGAGCACGCCCTGGACCCGGAGTATGCCCGCGCCCTCGGCGTCGACACCGACGCCCTGCTGGTCTCCCAGCCGGACACCGGTGAGCAGGCGCTGGAGATCGCGGACATGCTGATCCGCTCGGGCGCTCTGGACATCATCGTCATCGACTCGGTCGCCGCCCTGGTGCCGCGTGCCGAGATCGAGGGCGAGATGGGCGACAGCCACGTCGGTCTGCAGGCCCGCCTGATGAGCCAGGCGCTTCGCAAGATCACCGGCGTGCTGAACAACACCGGCACCACCGCGATCTTCATCAACCAGCTCCGCGAGAAGATCGGCGTGATGTTCGGCTCGCCGGAGACCACGACCGGTGGTCGCGCGCTGAAGTTCTACGCGTCGGTCCGGCTCGACGTGCGCCGTATCGAGAGCCTGAAGGACGGCACCGACGTCGTCGGCAACCGCACCCGGGTCAAGGTCGTGAAGAACAAGGTCGCGGCGCCGTTCAAGCAGGCCGAGTTCGACATCATGTATGGCAAGGGCATCTCCCGCGAGGGCTCGCTCATCGACGTCGGTGTCGAGCAGAGCATCATCCGCAAGTCCGGCGCCTGGTACACGTATGACGGCGACCAGCTGGGCCAGGGCAAGGAGAAGGCGCGGGAGTTCCTCAAGGAGAACCCCGACGTGGCCGCCGAGATCGAGAAGAAGATCCTGGAGAAGCTCGGCGTCGGGCAGACCAGCGGGGACGCCGCCGGTGGCCCCGAGCTGCCGCCGGTCGACTTCTGA
- a CDS encoding DUF3046 domain-containing protein, with product MRLTDFWGRLEQAFGAGYARSIAADHAFADLGGRTIDQAIAQGVETATIWRAVVAAYPDRVPSRLR from the coding sequence GTGCGATTGACGGACTTCTGGGGTCGCCTGGAGCAGGCGTTCGGCGCGGGGTATGCCCGCAGCATCGCGGCCGATCACGCCTTCGCCGATCTGGGCGGGCGCACCATCGATCAGGCCATTGCGCAGGGTGTCGAGACCGCTACGATCTGGCGTGCCGTAGTGGCCGCATACCCCGATCGAGTGCCCTCCCGGCTGCGCTGA
- a CDS encoding UdgX family uracil-DNA binding protein (This protein belongs to the uracil DNA glycosylase superfamily, members of which act in excision repair of DNA. However, it belongs more specifically to UdgX branch, whose founding member was found to bind uracil in DNA (where it does not belong), without cleaving it, appears to promote DNA repair by a pathway involving RecA, rather than base excision.), translating into MPGTGAPAGAQQWVPPRPHSIDELKEAAAGCRGCELYENATQTVFGRGAPHAKIVFVGEQPGDVEDQKGLPFVGPAGRLLRDAVDDAGIDPADLYITNAVKHFRFEPRGSRRIHQTPGPAHITACRPWLVSEFALLKPQIVVLLGATAGKALLGPSFRVTRSRGQLMPWPASAEHPEDFPVTEIQALATIHPSAVLRADDRDAAYRGLVDDLKVAAAALAA; encoded by the coding sequence ATGCCAGGGACCGGAGCACCGGCCGGTGCGCAGCAATGGGTGCCGCCGCGGCCGCACAGCATCGACGAGCTCAAGGAGGCCGCCGCCGGATGCCGGGGCTGCGAGCTCTACGAGAACGCGACGCAGACCGTCTTCGGCCGGGGAGCGCCGCACGCGAAGATCGTCTTCGTCGGTGAGCAGCCCGGTGACGTCGAGGATCAGAAGGGCCTGCCGTTCGTCGGCCCGGCCGGCCGCCTGCTGCGGGATGCCGTGGACGACGCCGGCATCGACCCCGCCGATCTCTACATCACCAATGCCGTGAAGCACTTCCGCTTCGAGCCGCGTGGGAGCAGGCGCATCCACCAGACGCCCGGACCGGCGCACATCACCGCCTGCCGACCCTGGCTGGTCTCCGAGTTCGCGCTGTTGAAGCCGCAGATCGTGGTTCTCCTCGGAGCGACCGCGGGCAAGGCGCTGCTGGGCCCGTCCTTCCGGGTGACCCGGTCCCGCGGGCAGCTCATGCCCTGGCCCGCTTCGGCCGAGCATCCGGAGGACTTCCCGGTGACCGAGATCCAGGCGTTGGCCACCATCCACCCGTCGGCGGTCCTGCGTGCGGACGACCGTGACGCCGCCTACCGGGGCCTGGTCGACGACCTGAAGGTGGCGGCCGCCGCCCTCGCCGCCTGA
- a CDS encoding aminotransferase class I/II-fold pyridoxal phosphate-dependent enzyme, with translation MAEQYQVTGETAAAISASIEAGVVRGDWAFGAALPPVRVLAGALHVSPATVAKAYQELRQRGVVETGGRRGTRVRSRPPVALSRSALRPPVPEGLLDLSAGEPDPRFLPPLAPALRAVAAQIGAPQGYASAMAMPELIEAARPRLLAEGVPVGDATIAVTAGTLDSIERLLIAHLKPGDAVAVEDPGWANLLDLIAALGMRPVPVGVDQEGPDPESLAAALRAGVRAVVVTVRAQNPTGAAVGAGRAVALRDLFARHPEVLLVEDDHAAELAEEPPHCVGPVTRWWAFVRSASKPFGPDLRIAVLAGDETTIARVAGRMRIGMGWVSTLSQRLLLRLWRDPGVTELVAAAARSYTARRGALRDMLRARGVPAFGATGINVWVPVPDETHAIAALRDAGYAVAPGALFRVNSPPGIRITISPLAEPDLPELVTAVAAVVHPAAPAALTR, from the coding sequence GTGGCAGAACAATATCAGGTGACCGGCGAGACCGCCGCTGCGATTTCGGCGAGCATCGAGGCCGGCGTGGTGCGCGGCGACTGGGCCTTCGGCGCCGCCCTCCCGCCGGTTCGGGTGCTGGCCGGCGCGCTGCACGTCAGTCCCGCCACGGTCGCCAAGGCGTACCAGGAGCTGCGGCAACGCGGCGTGGTCGAGACGGGCGGCCGGCGTGGCACGCGGGTCCGTTCCCGCCCGCCGGTGGCCCTCTCCCGGTCCGCTCTGCGCCCCCCGGTTCCGGAGGGCCTCCTCGACCTCTCCGCCGGCGAGCCGGACCCGCGCTTCCTGCCGCCGCTGGCTCCGGCTCTGCGGGCGGTCGCCGCGCAGATCGGCGCGCCGCAGGGGTATGCGTCGGCGATGGCCATGCCGGAGCTGATCGAGGCGGCTCGGCCCCGTCTGCTCGCCGAGGGCGTTCCGGTCGGTGACGCGACGATCGCCGTCACCGCCGGCACGCTGGACTCGATCGAGCGCCTGCTGATCGCCCATCTGAAGCCGGGCGACGCGGTCGCCGTCGAGGATCCGGGCTGGGCCAACCTGCTGGATCTGATCGCCGCTCTGGGGATGCGGCCGGTGCCCGTGGGGGTGGACCAGGAGGGCCCCGACCCCGAGTCGCTGGCCGCCGCGCTGCGGGCCGGGGTCCGTGCCGTGGTCGTCACCGTGCGCGCGCAGAACCCGACCGGCGCGGCGGTGGGCGCCGGCCGGGCGGTCGCCCTGCGTGACCTGTTCGCCCGGCATCCCGAGGTCCTGCTGGTGGAGGACGACCACGCCGCCGAGCTGGCCGAGGAGCCACCGCACTGCGTCGGCCCGGTGACCCGGTGGTGGGCGTTCGTCCGGTCCGCCTCGAAACCGTTCGGCCCGGACCTGCGCATCGCCGTGCTGGCCGGCGACGAGACGACGATCGCCCGGGTCGCCGGCCGGATGCGGATCGGCATGGGCTGGGTCTCCACCCTGTCCCAGCGGCTGCTCCTGCGGCTCTGGCGCGATCCTGGGGTGACCGAGCTGGTCGCGGCGGCCGCCCGGTCGTACACCGCTCGCCGTGGCGCCCTGCGTGACATGCTCCGGGCGCGAGGGGTGCCGGCCTTCGGCGCCACCGGGATCAACGTCTGGGTGCCGGTCCCCGACGAGACCCACGCGATCGCCGCCCTGCGCGACGCCGGTTACGCGGTGGCGCCCGGCGCGCTGTTCCGGGTCAACTCGCCACCCGGCATCCGGATCACCATCAGCCCGCTCGCCGAGCCGGACCTTCCCGAGCTGGTCACGGCCGTGGCGGCGGTGGTCCATCCGGCCGCGCCGGCCGCGCTGACGCGATGA
- a CDS encoding bifunctional pyridoxamine 5'-phosphate oxidase family protein/GNAT family N-acetyltransferase, whose amino-acid sequence MTDVYATTDRTTPHRTRQRMHYERDRAHAILDEAYDCSVAFVVDGEPRALPTLHVRVGETLYLHGSTGGRMALAARADGIPVCVSVTLLDGLVYGRSQFHHSANYRSVVAHGVARPVTDPAEKAEAMHALVEKVGAGRAADSRPPTRQEMAQTSVLALPLVEVSARVRTGGVLDDPADLDLPHWAGVLPIRRVAGPPETEPGVPVPPPAYLPGRTSTEWQTPVLMEGRHVRLEPLSPSHAPGLFEALDDEEVWRHIPTPRARTPEDTAADIAEVIRGQWRGDRAGWAQVHPVTGAVMGMTTYHDVDPQRRAVGIGHTMLGRRWWRTGVNTEAKLMLLERAFDVLGAAKVFWYTDIRNERSQRAIARLGASRDGLLRRQRLRPDGSWRDTVVFAMTANEWPAAAQRLRDRLAAV is encoded by the coding sequence ATGACCGACGTCTACGCCACCACCGACCGGACCACCCCGCACCGGACACGTCAGCGCATGCACTACGAGCGGGACAGGGCACACGCCATCCTCGACGAGGCGTACGACTGCTCGGTCGCCTTCGTGGTCGACGGCGAGCCGCGCGCACTGCCGACCCTGCACGTCCGCGTCGGCGAGACGCTCTACCTGCACGGCTCCACCGGTGGCCGGATGGCCCTCGCGGCCCGCGCCGACGGCATCCCGGTCTGCGTGAGCGTGACGCTGCTCGACGGCCTGGTGTACGGCCGCTCACAGTTCCACCACAGCGCCAACTACCGCTCGGTGGTCGCTCACGGCGTCGCGCGCCCGGTCACCGACCCGGCCGAGAAGGCGGAGGCCATGCACGCCCTGGTGGAGAAGGTCGGCGCCGGGCGGGCCGCGGACAGCCGCCCACCCACCAGACAGGAGATGGCCCAGACCAGCGTGCTCGCGCTGCCACTGGTGGAGGTGTCGGCCCGGGTCCGGACGGGTGGCGTGCTGGACGACCCCGCGGATCTCGACCTGCCGCACTGGGCCGGGGTGCTCCCGATCCGGCGGGTCGCCGGCCCGCCGGAGACCGAACCCGGCGTTCCGGTGCCGCCTCCGGCATACCTTCCCGGACGCACGTCGACCGAGTGGCAGACCCCGGTGCTCATGGAGGGCCGCCATGTCCGGCTGGAGCCGCTGTCGCCGTCACACGCGCCCGGGTTGTTCGAGGCGCTGGACGACGAGGAGGTCTGGCGGCACATCCCGACGCCGCGGGCCCGCACGCCGGAGGACACGGCCGCCGACATCGCGGAGGTGATCCGCGGGCAGTGGCGCGGTGACCGGGCCGGGTGGGCCCAGGTCCACCCGGTCACCGGCGCGGTGATGGGGATGACGACGTACCACGACGTCGACCCGCAACGGCGGGCGGTCGGGATCGGGCACACCATGCTCGGCCGCCGGTGGTGGCGGACCGGGGTGAACACCGAGGCGAAGCTGATGCTGCTGGAGCGGGCTTTCGACGTGCTCGGCGCGGCCAAGGTGTTCTGGTACACCGACATCCGCAACGAGCGGTCCCAGCGGGCGATCGCGCGGCTCGGCGCCAGCCGGGACGGGCTGCTGCGCAGGCAGCGGCTGCGGCCGGACGGCTCGTGGCGGGACACCGTGGTGTTCGCGATGACGGCCAACGAGTGGCCGGCCGCGGCTCAGCGCCTGCGGGATCGCCTGGCGGCCGTTTGA
- a CDS encoding protein kinase domain-containing protein, with translation MAVRQMLVAGRYRLLEPVGAGGMGRVWLARDQMLDRDVAIKEIVPPDWMSDAEKDRLHSRTLREARSAARLTHPHVVRVYDVLHDEGLSWIVMEYVASRSLYQVLTTRGPYLPVEAARIGLAVLSALTAAHEAGVLHRDVKPHNVLIGSDGRVLLTDFGLATFVGDGMVTTPGLIVGSPQYVSPERALNGASTVECDMWSFGATLYATVEGQSPYARDSAMATLAALATEPPDPPVRAGPLGPILVGLLRYEPEARLTADEAERQLRAVVEAAEPVIPAQRRRGAAAEPHPGGGGATRGADRAGGRVARDGVRGDPVASDAGPGAGRAGDEPASDAGSEAGRAGDEPASDADRAGETVEAAGAARRAGEAVVSEAAGGAPRAGEAVLNQAAGAAPRARETVVNEAAGAAPPASDPVLSDAVRASGRVGDSVEGGAAGAASGVDEPAGGGAAGPAHRVDEEVVSDAVRAVSRAGDAVVSDAADRGGPAAGGADRSGGTTVGSAAGERPSGAAAADTAAPAVGSARVPIRGRVAPRREARGDDNTSGLAGIDQGSAAVGPAVASVSGTAASGTPRRPADGAGGDPLADTVLLAGGVPDTGELAALDFRAGTSPSPAYPATGSAPPASHPATSIDPAAPDDGYGVNAALSADPAFPGGSESGDGPVSAAGSASGNDGALRSDAAVSRFPAFPGGSESGNSASTFGAAAARYALPPAPDATASGGDTSTADVRASADDPRAVGTGSPTGTTFPVEVLSPSADPGARHTEETTDSARWSLRAGPRSPGAEPRDSASGWTPAGSGEPSNPGAGQGRAVTYPTGRTYTSRHVTSAEIGNDYIEGSFTYVDHPYDGDAGSATAASGDGPVDGGLLSYAPANAASGTHYVAGGRRGKEGNRAAEPSHRRLNRAPAAAGEPATTPALRRGNQAVLHVIPAQRTPHSGRPVGNRVPPACWSGRPRLPARLRSRLIIAGLVLIVVLGGSLLGVHLIGRDDSAPRMVQTPAASPSQASPVTPLSPRTAGFSPIVCDVPPPDDVPVAPRDRAARGVNGWALQAGWSYFTDGSGFHIPVPDGWTYQRIGATYCFREPGGPRVLSLDVGRQARTDPLRGCRAEERRLRQTGRVRDYALIAIAPVTLLHKAADWEYRYRGDTGILRRATTRWFSAGGRAYALGWSTTEATWAAEFSKIQMIRSTFYTDGPTASATRSKNR, from the coding sequence ATGGCGGTCAGGCAGATGCTCGTCGCGGGCCGGTACCGTCTTCTGGAACCGGTCGGCGCAGGTGGGATGGGTCGGGTCTGGCTGGCCCGGGATCAGATGTTGGATCGGGACGTGGCGATCAAGGAGATCGTCCCGCCGGACTGGATGAGCGACGCCGAGAAGGACCGGCTGCACAGCCGGACCCTGCGCGAGGCACGTAGCGCGGCCCGGCTGACACATCCGCACGTGGTCCGGGTCTACGACGTGCTCCACGACGAGGGCCTGTCCTGGATCGTGATGGAATACGTCGCGTCCCGGTCGCTCTACCAGGTGCTCACCACCCGCGGGCCGTACCTGCCGGTGGAGGCGGCCCGGATCGGCCTCGCCGTGCTGTCCGCGCTCACCGCCGCCCACGAGGCCGGTGTGCTGCATCGCGACGTCAAGCCGCACAACGTCCTGATCGGATCCGATGGACGGGTGCTGCTGACCGATTTCGGTCTGGCCACCTTCGTCGGGGACGGCATGGTGACCACGCCCGGACTGATCGTCGGCTCCCCGCAGTACGTGTCACCGGAGCGGGCCCTGAACGGCGCGTCCACCGTGGAGTGCGACATGTGGTCGTTCGGGGCGACGCTGTACGCGACGGTCGAGGGCCAGTCGCCGTACGCCCGGGACAGCGCGATGGCGACGCTCGCCGCGCTGGCCACCGAGCCCCCCGACCCGCCGGTGCGGGCCGGGCCTCTCGGCCCGATCCTGGTGGGCCTCCTTCGGTACGAGCCCGAGGCGCGCCTGACGGCGGACGAGGCGGAACGGCAGCTCCGGGCCGTGGTCGAGGCCGCCGAGCCGGTCATTCCCGCCCAGCGGCGCCGGGGAGCGGCCGCCGAGCCGCACCCGGGCGGGGGCGGCGCGACGCGCGGGGCGGACCGGGCCGGCGGCCGGGTCGCCCGTGATGGGGTGCGCGGCGATCCGGTGGCCAGCGATGCGGGTCCCGGGGCCGGTCGTGCCGGTGATGAGCCCGCGAGCGATGCGGGCTCCGAGGCCGGTCGTGCCGGTGATGAGCCCGCGAGCGATGCGGACCGCGCCGGCGAAACCGTCGAAGCGGCTGGTGCGGCGCGTCGTGCCGGCGAAGCCGTCGTGAGTGAAGCGGCCGGTGGGGCGCCTCGTGCCGGGGAAGCCGTCCTGAACCAAGCGGCTGGTGCGGCGCCGCGTGCCCGCGAAACGGTCGTGAACGAAGCGGCCGGTGCGGCGCCTCCGGCTTCCGATCCCGTCCTGAGTGATGCGGTGCGGGCGAGCGGTCGTGTCGGTGATTCGGTCGAGGGTGGTGCGGCCGGTGCGGCGTCCGGTGTCGATGAACCGGCCGGGGGTGGTGCGGCTGGCCCGGCTCATCGTGTCGATGAAGAGGTCGTGAGTGATGCGGTGCGCGCGGTCAGCCGCGCCGGAGATGCGGTCGTGAGTGATGCGGCGGACCGTGGCGGCCCGGCCGCGGGTGGTGCGGACCGCTCGGGCGGCACGACCGTCGGCAGCGCCGCGGGGGAGCGGCCGAGCGGTGCCGCAGCGGCGGATACCGCGGCTCCGGCGGTGGGCAGCGCCCGGGTTCCGATCCGAGGCCGCGTAGCGCCGCGCCGGGAGGCGCGGGGTGACGACAACACATCGGGACTGGCCGGAATCGATCAGGGGAGCGCTGCGGTCGGCCCGGCCGTTGCATCCGTTTCCGGGACGGCTGCGTCCGGCACCCCGCGCCGCCCCGCGGATGGCGCCGGTGGCGACCCTCTGGCCGACACCGTCCTTCTCGCCGGTGGCGTGCCGGACACCGGCGAGTTGGCCGCTCTGGATTTCCGGGCCGGGACCTCGCCGTCACCGGCGTATCCGGCTACCGGTTCCGCGCCGCCGGCGAGTCACCCGGCAACGTCGATCGATCCCGCGGCTCCGGACGACGGGTACGGCGTCAACGCCGCCCTGTCGGCGGATCCGGCGTTCCCGGGCGGCAGCGAGTCGGGAGACGGGCCTGTCTCGGCGGCTGGTTCCGCGTCCGGGAATGACGGTGCGTTGCGCTCCGACGCTGCTGTGTCGCGGTTTCCGGCGTTCCCGGGCGGCAGCGAGTCGGGGAACAGCGCCTCCACGTTCGGGGCCGCGGCTGCCCGCTATGCGCTTCCTCCCGCACCCGATGCCACCGCTTCCGGCGGCGACACGTCCACGGCCGATGTTCGTGCCTCTGCCGATGACCCGCGCGCGGTGGGAACCGGTTCTCCCACCGGCACCACGTTCCCGGTAGAGGTGCTGTCACCGAGTGCCGACCCGGGCGCACGCCACACCGAGGAAACCACCGACTCCGCTCGCTGGTCGCTCCGGGCGGGACCCCGGTCGCCCGGAGCGGAACCCCGCGACAGCGCATCCGGCTGGACGCCTGCCGGTAGCGGCGAGCCGTCGAACCCCGGTGCGGGACAGGGCCGAGCTGTCACGTACCCCACCGGCCGCACCTACACCAGCCGGCATGTCACCAGCGCTGAGATCGGCAACGACTACATCGAGGGCAGCTTCACCTACGTCGATCATCCCTATGACGGCGATGCCGGCTCCGCGACCGCTGCCAGCGGCGACGGTCCCGTTGACGGCGGCCTCCTCTCGTACGCTCCCGCGAATGCCGCGAGCGGCACCCACTACGTTGCCGGCGGTCGCCGGGGCAAGGAGGGCAACCGTGCCGCGGAGCCGTCTCACCGTCGTCTCAACCGCGCACCCGCCGCGGCCGGCGAGCCCGCCACCACCCCGGCGCTCCGCCGCGGAAATCAGGCGGTGCTGCACGTGATCCCCGCTCAGCGGACCCCGCATTCCGGCCGGCCGGTGGGGAACCGGGTGCCCCCAGCGTGCTGGTCGGGTCGCCCGCGCCTGCCCGCCCGGCTCCGATCCCGGCTGATCATCGCGGGGCTGGTGCTGATCGTCGTGCTGGGCGGCAGCCTCCTCGGCGTCCACCTGATCGGGCGGGACGACTCCGCTCCGCGGATGGTGCAGACACCGGCCGCGTCGCCGTCCCAGGCGTCGCCGGTCACCCCCCTTTCGCCGCGAACTGCCGGCTTCTCGCCGATCGTCTGCGACGTGCCACCACCCGACGACGTCCCGGTCGCCCCGAGGGACCGCGCGGCCCGCGGCGTCAACGGCTGGGCGTTGCAGGCCGGCTGGTCCTACTTCACCGACGGGAGCGGCTTCCACATCCCGGTCCCGGACGGCTGGACGTACCAGCGGATCGGTGCCACCTACTGCTTCCGGGAGCCGGGCGGCCCCCGGGTGCTGAGCCTGGACGTGGGCCGCCAGGCGCGCACCGATCCGCTGCGAGGGTGTCGCGCCGAGGAGCGCCGCTTACGGCAGACGGGCCGGGTACGTGACTACGCGCTGATCGCCATCGCGCCGGTGACGCTGCTGCACAAGGCCGCCGACTGGGAGTACCGCTACCGCGGCGATACCGGGATCCTGCGCCGCGCGACCACCCGATGGTTCTCGGCGGGCGGCCGTGCCTACGCACTCGGCTGGTCCACCACCGAAGCGACCTGGGCGGCCGAATTCAGCAAGATCCAGATGATCCGGAGCACCTTCTACACCGATGGCCCGACCGCGTCCGCCACCAGGTCCAAGAACCGGTGA